A genomic segment from Colletotrichum higginsianum IMI 349063 chromosome 5, whole genome shotgun sequence encodes:
- a CDS encoding Duf21 and cbs domain protein, whose amino-acid sequence MATRGLAPTPRANNAGGFGLFRTAVLGLTKALTLGVSSVAAAPLHAVTHPDNEPEAEGNSFWPLMGASIALVLLGGAFAGLTIALMGQDSIYLQVLAGDPDESQSKNAKRVYNLLKKGKHWVLVTLLLSNVIVNESLPVVLDRCLGGGVEAVVGSTVLIVIFGEVVPQSVCVRYGLQIGGYMSKPVLLLMWLMAPIAWPTAKLLDWALGEDHGTVYKKSGLKTLVTLHKSLGEVGERLNQDEVTIISAVLDLKEKPVENVMTPMDDVFIMAEDTVLDEKTMDQILSEGYSRIPIHATGKPTDFVGMLLVKILITYDPEDCLQVKDFPLATLPETRPETSCLDIVNFFQEGKSHMVLVSEYPGADYGAIGVVTLEDVIEELIGEEIIDESDVYIDVHKAIRRMTPAPKARTPKRAGQPSPRPIPEDGDLIQFGEESHPPYERNGSISALSDAPENLSSSAPRTTFLMRRSSAGPDGRMTSSTVPVKATFDEAKQHLKHLGPSNRASNPKNTKSTTVKIKPVPTGVPLSQIHSPSPALRPASVAGDVSEDRLEDETDEHTPLVRPMLTGKGGVHAIRKSYGGAGMSETQVRLSSGGHDAEDGKNAPDLDVPPTVPENGSSEVTRTGNSETARADLTIIVSPGRASSATSVASIVEEGSATPKRRPLVRSGSISENVVETSSGVRKIIIQAASSDSDEAGSKGSSEQRSRTTSQIRVQSSSHDSEGEENDGDGASSTAQSTNNSQQASKKKNRRKKRKNKS is encoded by the exons ATGGCCACAAGGGGACTCGCCCCGACACCACGGGCCAACAATGCCGGTGGTTTTGGTCTCTTCCGCACCGCTGTCCTGGGTCTTACAAAAGCCCTGACGCTGGGCGTGTCttccgtcgccgccgcgcccctACACGCCGTAACCCATCCTGACAATGAGCCCGAAGCCGAAGGCAATTCTTTTTGGCCCCTCATGggcgcctccatcgccctcgTTCTCCTTGGAGGTGCTTTTGCCGGGTTGACCATCGC CCTGATGGGACAAGACAGCATCTACCTCCAAGTCCTTGCCGGCGACCCCGACGAATCTCAGTCCAAGAACGCTAAGCGCGTCTACAATCTGCTCAAGAAGGGAAAACATTGGGTTTTGGTGACTCTGCTCCTCTCCAATGTCATTGTGAACGAGTCTTTGCCCGTCGTACTGGACCGCTGTCTTGGTGGAGGTGTTGAGGCTGTTGTCGGCAGCACTGTGCTTATTG TCATCTTTGGCGAAGTTGTTCCTCAATCGGTCTGCGTTCGATACGGTCTTCAAATCGGTGGCTACATGTCCAAGCCGGTTCTACTGCTCATGTGGCTTATGGCGCCCATTGCTTGGCCTACGGCTAAGCTTCTCGACTGGGCGCTCGGCGAGGACCACGGCACCGTGTACAAAAAGAGCGGCTTGAAGACCCTGGTCACACTGCACAAGTCCCTTGGCGAAGTTGGTGAACGCCTGAACCAAGATGAGGTTACCATCATCAGTGCTGTTCTGGATTTGAAGGAGAAACCCGTCGAGAATGTCATGACTCCTATGGACGATGtcttcatcatggccgaggATACTGTTCTTGACGAGAAGACCATGGACCAGATTCTTTCCGAAGGCTACTCCCGTATTCCCATTCACGCAACCGGAAAGCCGACCGACTTTGTCGGCATGCTCCTGGTCAAGATCCTCATAACGTACGACCCGGAAGATTGCTTGCAGGTGAAGGATTTTCCCCTGGCCACGCTGCCCGAGACCCGTCCTGAGACCAGCTGCCTGGATATTGTGAACTTCTTCCAGGAGGGCAAATCCCACATGGTGCTGGTTTCCGAATATCCTGGTGCTGATTACGGTGCGATTGGTGTCGTCACCCTCGAGGACGTTATTGAGGAGCTTATTGGAGA GGAAATTATTGACGAGTCGGATGTCTACATTGACGTACACAAGGCCATTCGTCGCATGACTCCTGCTCCCAAGGCGAGAACTCCCAAGAGGGCAGGACAACCTTCCCCGAGGCCTATTCCCGAAGACGGCGATCTCATCCAGTTTGGCGAAGAATCGCATCCCCCGTACGAACGCAACGGATCCATCAGTGCTCTCAGCGATGCCCCGGAGAACCTCTCTAGTAGtgcgccgaggacgacgttCTTGATGAGAAGGAGTTCTGCCGGTCCGGACGGGCGCATGACTTCTTCTACTGTTCCAGTCAAGGCCACGTTTGACGAGGCTAAGCAGCATCTCAAGCACCTTGGACCCTCCAATCGCGCTTCGAATCCTAAGAACACAAAGTCCACGACAGTCAAGATCAAGCCGGTTCCGACTGGTGTGCCTCTGTCCCAGATTCACAGCCCCTCTCCGGCTCTCCGCCCCGCCTCCGTGGCCGGTGACGTCAGCGAAGATAGGCTGGAAGACGAGACAGACGAACACACACCTCTCGTGCGTCCTATGCTCACCGGAAAGGGCGGTGTCCACGCGATCCGTAAGAGTTATGGCGGGGCGGGTATGAGCGAGACCCAGGTCAGGCTCTCAAGTGGTGGTCACGATGCTGAAGATGGCAAGAATGCTCCTGACTTAGACGTGCCCCCGACCGTTCCCGAAAACGGTAGCTCCGAAGTGACGCGAACCGGGAATTCCGAAACTGCCCGAGCAGACTTGACCATTATCGTCTCTCCCGGCCGGGCCAGCAGCGCGACAAGCGTGGCGAGCATCGTTGAAGAAGGATCTGCTACGCCCAAGCGCCGGCCTCTTGTTCGAAGCGGTAGCATCAGTGAGAATGTGGTTGAGACCAGCAGTGGTGTGCGGAAGATCATTATCCAGGCCGCTAGCTCAGATTCCGACGAGGCCGGGTCTAAGGGATCTTCAGAACAGCGGTCCCGGACGACCAGCCAGATCCGTGTGCAGTCTTCCAGTCACGATTCCGAAGGCGAAGAAAatgacggcgatggtgcGTCCAGCACTGCACAAAGCACCAACAACAGTCAACAAGCGAGTAAAAAGAAGAacaggaggaagaagaggaaaaacAAATCTTAA
- a CDS encoding ABC transporter: MAIILPLLIPVFYALQHFYLRTSRQMRLLDIEYKAPLYSQLIETLEGLATIRAFKWEDDFEKTNMHRLDNSQRPSYLLTCLQRWLTFSVDMVIAVIALVLIVLVTTLREQIGPGFVGIALTNVLSFSGTVKAIITSWVMLEVSLGAVARVRNFALTTRPEGDSDNCLTEPEDEWPSQGAVKFRGATASYS; the protein is encoded by the coding sequence ATGGCCATTattctccccctcctcatccccgTTTTCTACGCCCTTCAGCATTTCTACCTCCGTACCTCACGGCAAATGCGTCTCCTTGACATCGAGTACAAGGCCCCGCTCTACTCCCAGTTGATTGAGACACTTGAAGGTCTGGCAACCATCAGGGCGTTTAAGTGGGAAGACGACTTTGAGAAGACGAACATGCACCGCCTGGATAACTCTCAGCGGCCCAGCTATCTACTCACTTGTCTCCAGCGTTGGCTGACATTCTCCGTGGATATGGTCATCGCGGTCATCGCGCTCGTATTGATTGTGCTGGTCACGACCCTGCGAGAGCAGATCGGGCCTGGGTTTGTTGGCATTGCGCTGACCAACGTCTTGTCTTTCAGCGGCACGGTAAAGGCGATCATCACGTCATGGGTCATGTTGGAGGTGTCACTCGGCGCGGTTGCGCGGGTGAGAAACTTTGCTTTGACTACGAGACCTGAAGGAGATTCCGATAACTGTCTCACTGAGCCGGAAGATGAGTGGCCCAGCCAAGGGGCGGTCAAATTTCGTGGTGCAACGGCGTCATATTCGTGA
- a CDS encoding Snare complex subunit protein, with translation MSESYERERQNNARLDELSAKVSALRGVTVDIYDNARAHEVIDNTSETFSSMSTQLKGSAGRLTRMAASGNKVAILKLSGIIIGVFVVLYYIAKLFF, from the exons ATGTCAGAGTCATACGAGCGTGAGCGCCAGAACAATGCTCGCCTCGACGAGCTGTCGGCAAAGGTCTCAGCCCTCAGGGGCGTCACCGTCGACATTTACGACAACGCGCGCGCCCACGAGGTCATTGACAACACC TCCGagaccttctcctccatgTCCACCCAGCTTAAGGGCTCCGCCGGCCGGCTAACCCGCATGGCCGCCTCAGGGAACAAGGTCGCCATTCTCAAGCTGTCGGGTATCATCATCGGCGTCTTTGTCGTCCTCTACTACATTGCCAAGTTGTTCTTCtaa
- a CDS encoding Phosphoglycerate dehydrogenase produces the protein MAPSAIEKITSTVPSLSSNRLRILVPEKVSSDGLALFQAKYEVDNRTGLSPEDLVDAIPNYHALIVRSETKVNAAVLAAGKKLRVVARAGVGVDNIDVDAATSQGIIVVNSPSGNILAAAEHTIALLLATARNVGRADTTMKEGKWERSKLVGVEVGSKTLGIIGLGKVGMKVARMAIGLGMTVKAVDPYASAEIAGQANVELVPDLEDLLPVVDFLTIHTPLMASTLDLLKENEFQKMKRTARVLNVARGGVYNEAALLRALDEGWIAGAGLDVFTSEPVKVDSIAAQLARHPQVVATPHLGASTVEAQENVSMDVCTQVAEILRGGLPTAAVNAPLIMPEEYRKLQPFVRLIEKMGGLYTQHFVGGRGGMVGGRKFELIYQGDLAGTSNTRPLFAALVKGLVSSISDSGGRDVNIVNASLTARQKGIIISETHSGETKDAAYASMVTLRSHGEDGEQVIEGYVSGQSIYISKLDRFSATFQPQGTMLVLHNYDEPGKIGGVGMVLGRHGINITFMQVASLDGEEKKAEGGNEALMILGVRGEIGGEVVGDLQQAEGILNVSLVRL, from the coding sequence ATGGCTCCTTCTGCAATCGAAAAGATCACTTCGACGGTGCCGTCCTTGTCTTCCAATAGACTCCGGATTCTCGTCCCTGAGAAGGTCTCTTCGGACGGTCTTGCCCTTTTTCAGGCCAAGTACGAGGTGGACAATCGTACCGGGCTGTCCCCCGAagatctcgtcgacgccatccccAACTATCATGCGCTGATTGTGCGGTCCGAGACGAAGGTGAATGCAGCTGTGCTTGCGGCTGGCAAAAAGCTCCGCGTCGTGGCACGAGCTGGTGTGGGCGTGGACAacatcgacgtcgacgcaGCGACTAGCCAAGGCATCATTGTCGTCAACTCACCGTCTGGTAACATCCTTGCGGCTGCCGAGCACACAATCGCACTCCTCCTCGCCACGGCACGCAACGTCGGCCGTGCAGATACCACGATGAAGGAGGGGAAGTGGGAAAGGAGCAAGCTCGTTGGTGTCGAAGTTGGCAGCAAGACGCTCGGTATCATCGGGTTGGGTAAGGTGGGGATGAAGGTTGCTCGAATGGCCATCGGTCTCGGTATGACGGTGAAGGCGGTTGATCCATATGCCAGCGCAGAGATTGCCGGCCAAGCAAACGTTGAGCTTGTGCCCGATCTCGAGGACCTGCTGCCAGTTGTGGACTTTCTGACCATACACACTCCGCTGATGGCAAGTACGCTGGATCTGCTGAAGGAGAATGAATTCCAAAAGATGAAGAGGACTGCTAGGGTCTTGAACGTTGCGCGAGGCGGTGTTTATAACGAAGCTGCCCTTCTCCGTGCCTTGGATGAGGGATGGATTGCCGGAGCTGGTCTCGATGTCTTCACCTCGGAGCCCGTCAAAGTCGACTCGATCGCCGCTCAACTAGCCCGACATCCCCAGGTGGTGGCTACGCCGCACTTGGGCGCGTCAACGGTCGAGGCGCAGGAGAATGTCTCGATGGATGTTTGTACGCAAGTGGCCGAGATCCTCCGCGGCGGGCTACCAACGGCAGCCGTCAACGCGCCATTGATCATGCCGGAGGAGTATCGCAAGCTGCAGCCGTTTGTACGGCTCATCGAGAAGATGGGCGGTCTGTACACGCAGCATttcgtcggcggcagggGCGGCATGGTGGGTGGTCGAAAGTTTGAGCTCATCTACCAGGGCGACCTGGCCGGCACATCCAACACACGACCGCTGTTTGCCGCGTTGGTGAAGGGTCTTGTCTCGTCCATCAGCGACTCTGGCGGACGCGATGTTAACATTGTAAATGCCAGCTTGACGGCCAGGCAAAAGGGTATCATCATCAGCGAGACGCACAGTGGGGAGACCAAAGACGCTGCGTATGCCAGCATGGTGACGCTGCGATCGCacggtgaagatggagagcAGGTCATCGAGGGGTATGTGTCGGGACAGAGTATATACATCTCCAAGCTGGACCGGTTCAGCGCAACGTTCCAGCCGCAGGGGACCATGCTGGTGCTGCACAACTACGACGAGCCGGGTAAGATTGGCGGTGTAGGAATGGTCCTGGGCCGGCATGGGATCAACATCACCTTCATGCAGGTGGCCAGCCTGGACggagaggaaaagaaggcgGAGGGGGGTAATGAGGCCCTCATGATTTTGGGTGTGAGAGGAGAAATTGGCGGTGAAGTGGTGGGTGACTTGCAACAAGCTGAGGGCATTTTGAACGTGAGCCTGGTGAGGCtgtga
- a CDS encoding SH3 domain-containing protein, protein MGLHNPLPSSMASECKKCGKILTSFIDPRQAFSPDKIIPPSVLANAKGLAILTVLKAGFLGSGRFGSGLVVSRLPDGSWSAPSAIGTAGAGFGGQIGFELTDFVFILNDASAVKTFAQAGSLTLGGNVSIAAGPVGRNAEAAGAASLKSVAGIFAYSKTKGLFAGVSLEGSVIIERRDANEKLYGTRYTAAQILTGSVRSPPQAAPLMTILNSRSFNAGRTAPGNDAMYNDIPVYDQGHDDVVWNGRRGSGYGEGDANHRSSVFGPGHGPNSGTDGASEFGGPKRSSTWQDDVYDRPSNGGAFGGAFGGLSRSNTGVSRSNTLASRGSHNDDYVYRDNPSSSFINEQKTGAPGRPAAPKPNFGSKTAMLKKNEAVALFTFEADQPGDLGFKKGDVITVLKKTENETDWWTGMIGTKHGIFPSNYVKMRE, encoded by the exons ATGGGCCTTCACAACCCGCTCCCGTCGTCCATGGCGT CGGAATGCAAGAAATGCGGCAAAATTCTGACCTCTTTTATCGACCCTCGGCAAGCCTTCAGTCCCGACAAGATCATTCCTCCTTCTGTCCTCGCCAACGCGAAG GGTCTCGCGATTCTTACAGTACTCAAAGCCGGCTTCCTAGGCTCCGGTCGCTTCGGTAGCGGTCTCGTCGTCTCACGACTTCCCGACGGATCATGGAGTGCGCCAAGCGCCATCGGCACCGCCGGCGCTGGCTTTGGTGGACAAATCGGCTTCGAGCTGACTGACTTCGTGTTCATTCTCAACGACGCGAGCGCTGTCAAGACTTTCGCGCAGGCTGGTTCGTTGACGCTCGGTGGAAACGTCTCaatcgccgccggccccgtcggtcgcaacgccgaggccgccggtgccgcctcgttgaagagcgTAGCGGGCATCTTCGCCTACTCCAAGACTAAGGGCCTATTCGCCGGCGTCTCGCTAGAGGGATCCGTCATTATCGAGCGACGCGACGCGAACGAGAAGCTCTATGGCACTCGCTACACCGCCGCCCAGATCCTGACCGGCAGCGTCCGCTCTCCTCCTCAAGCCGCGCCGCTCATGACCATTCTCAACTCCCGCTCCTTCAATGCCGGCCGCACTGCCCCGGGAAACGATGCCATGTACAACGACATCCCTGTCTACGACCAGGGTCATGACGATGTGGTTTGGAACGGACGTCGGGGCAGTGGGTATGGAGAGGGTGACGCGAACCATCGCAGCAGTGTTTTCGGTCCTGGCCACGGCCCCAATTCGGGTACCGACGGCGCCAGCGAGTTTGGCGGGCCTAAGAGATCTAGTACATGGCAGGATGACGTCTATGACCGGCCGAGCAATGGAGGCGCCTTTGGTGGAGCGTTTGGTGGATTGTCGCGGTCCAACACTGGAGTGTCACGGTCGAACACGTTGGCGTCAAGAGGAAGCCACAACGACGACTATGTCTACAGGGACAACCCTTCGTCCAGCTTCATCAACGAGCAAAAGACAGGCGCGCCTGGTAGACCTGCAGCGCCAAAGCCAAACTTCGGTTCAAAGACTGCTATGCTCAAGAAGAACGAGGCAGTTGCGCTGTTCACATTCGAGGCCGACCAGCCCGGTGACCTTGGATTCAAGAAGGGTGACGTCATCACAGTGCTCAAGAAGACAGAGAACGAAACCGACTGGTG GACGGGTATGATTGGCACAAAGCACGGCATCTTCCCCAGTAACTACGTAAAAATGCGTGAGTGA
- a CDS encoding Carboxy-cis,cis-muconate cyclase, producing the protein MPVHHLMIGTWTPPGAIFTVAFDDEKLTLELVKRTEIPKDEPISWMTFSHDKKNLYGAAMKKWSSFAVKSPTEIVHEASHDMTHDPNAALSTTNTRAIFLLAAQKPPHAVYCNPFYKHASHGNIFAVSPTGGLRTNVQNYPYDQNSGIHGMVFDPTETYLYSADLTANKLWVHKKRSPDAPELDLVGSVDAPDPGDHPRWVAIHPTGKYLYALMEAGNRLSEYVVDPSTRLPVYTNRSFPLIPPGIPGAKTKMYRSDVCVLSHSGRYLFATARSNSFDVTGYIAAFRLDDNGHIERQICLNPTPTSGGHSNAVSPCDWSDEWLAITDDQEGWIEIYRWQDEFLGRVARLRIPEPGFGMNAIWYD; encoded by the exons ATGCCTGTCCACCACCTCATGATCGGGACCTGGACCCCGCCGGGCGCCATCTTCACCGTCGccttcgacgacgagaagctcaccctcgagctcgtcaagcGCACCGAGATTCCCAAGGACGAGCCCATCTCGTGGATGACCTTTAGC CACGATAAGAAAAACCTCTACGGCGCCGCCATGAAGAAGTGGTCCAGCTTTGCCGTCAAGAGCCCGACCGAGATCGTTCACGAGGCATCTCACGATATGACCCATGATC CAAACGCCGCCCTTTCGACGACAAACACCCGCGCAATCTTCCTCCTTGCAGCCCAGAAACCCCCCCACGCCGTCTACTGCAACCCATTCTACAAGCACGCCTCCCACGGCAACATCTTCGCCGTCTCCCCCACCGGCGGCCTCCGCACCAACGTCCAGAACTACCCTTACGACCAAAATTCTGGCATCCACGGCATGGTCTTCGACCCGACCGAGACCTACCTCTACTCAGCCGACCTCACCGCCAACAAGCTCTGGGTCCACAAGAAGCGGTCCCCGGACGCCCCCGAGCTTGACCTCGTAGGCTCCGTCGACGCCCCCGACCCGGGTGACCACCCACGCTGGGTCGCCATCCATCCCACGGGAAAGTATCTCTACGCCCTCATGGAGGCCGGTAACCGTCTCTCCGAATACGTCGTCGACCCCTCCACCCGCCTCCCCGTCTACACCAATCGCTCCTTCCCGCTCATCCCGCCAGGCATCCCCGGCGCCAAGACCAAAATGTACCGCTCCGACGTCTGCGTCCTCTCCCACAGTGGCAGGTATCTCTTCGCCACGGCTCGTTCCAACAGCTTTGACGTCACAGGCTACATCGCCGCCTTCAggctcgacgacaacggccacATTGAGAGGCAGATCTGCTTAAACCCCACGCCTACCAGTGGAGGCCACAGCAACGCCGTCAGCCCGTGCGACTGGAGCGACGAGTGGCTTGCCATCACCGACGACCAGGAGGGTTGGATCGAGATTTACCGCTGGCAGGACGAATTCCTCGGCCGAGTGGCGAGATTGCGTATCCCTGAGCCCGGGTTCGGAATGAACGCCATTTGGTACGATTAA
- a CDS encoding Stromal membrane-associated protein yields the protein MSRRPPPNPAAERAAQNQLTIKSLLKLESNKVCADCKKNKHPRWASWNLGVFICIRCSGIHRGMGTHISRVKSVDLDSWTDEQLRSILSWGNARANKYWEAKLASGHVPSESKIENFIRTKYELKRWTMDGPIPDPASLDVDGDDDVPLSLVKEKQNVERRESVRKGSVGNSAAPSRNVTSPQPQVDLIGGDPIPRASTAGPQTGKVPPKSDPAPPKATSTKDSLLGLDFFGEPAAPPRPASTNNAGGMGGTSRPDLKQSILSLYASAPRPQPQQQQQQQQQQQAPQVTGGAFGGMPSPTFGHQQQQSFGGMTDAFSSLSFSNTTSPKPAQADPFASLASPGNSRSPPPASNNAFGGLSGGSFFDAKPAAPAPLTHQKQPSSSSFGGFGWSSSPVPAPAQSQPKPTQPASSMGDLFDLSAPSQPAAAPSKPSPTPAASSVFNLSSNQAKSPPPAATSTISSGNWSNSDVWGSNAWSTPDTNSAAAVPVAKPAEAPKPAFGGTGDFGGWGSSGVSSGLPTGSFANTPIVPGSSGGFSAAPKVAADEEFGGWTSSAEPAAGAGSAKPVGGSEDLFSNVWQ from the exons ATGTCACGAAGACCGCCGCCAAACCCCGCTGCCGAGAGAGCGGCCCAAAACCAGCTGACAATCAAGAGTCTCTTGAAGTTGGAATCTAACAAAGTATGCGCCGACTGCAAAAAGAACAAGC ATCCGCGATGGGCAAGCTGGAATCTTGGTGTCTTCATTTGCATCCGGTGTTCGGGCATCCACCGTGGCATGGGTACGCACATTAGCAGAGTCAAGTCTGTCGACCTCGATTCCTGGACCGACGAACAACTCCGAAGCATCCTCAGCTGGGGCAACGCCCGCGCGAACAAGTACTGGGAGGCCAAGCTGGCTTCTGGCCACGTCCCCTCCGAATCCAAGATCGAGAACTTCATCCGCACCAAGTACGAGCTCAAGCGATGGACGATGGATGGCCCCATTCCCGACCCCGCCAGCCtcgatgtcgacggcgacgacgatgtgcCCTTGAGTCTGgtcaaggagaagcagaaCGTGGAGCGAAGGGAGTCGGTTCGCAAAGGTTCGGTTGGAAACTCGGCGGCTCCTTCCAGGAATGTTACTTCCCCACAGCCGCAAGTTGatctcatcggcggcgatcCGATCCCCAGAGCAAGCACAGCTGGTCCGCAGACCGGAAAAGTGCCCCCCAAGTCCGACCCTGCGCCTCCCAAGGCCACGAGCACTAAGGATTCTCTCTTGGGGCTGGACTTCTTCGGCGAGCCCGCTGCTCCTCCACGACCCGCCAGTACCAACAACGCAGGCGGCATGGGAGGAACTTCGCGGCCAGACCTCAAGCAGTCTATTCTGTCGCTCTATGCCTCGGCTCCACGACCGCAACcccagcaacagcagcagcaacaacaacaacaacaggcCCCTCAGGTCACTGGCGGGGCTTTCGGAGGCATGCCCTCGCCCACCTTTGGacaccaacagcagcagtcgTTTGGCGGCATGACGGATGCCTTCAGCAGTCTCAGCTTCTCCAACACCACCAGCCCTAAGCCGGCCCAGGCAGACCCGTTCGCAAGCTTGGCCAGTCCTGGCAATAGCAgatcaccgccgcccgcgtcgaACAATGCGTTTGGCGGCCTAAGTGGTGGTAGCTTCTTCGACGCGAAGCCGGCAGCACCCGCGCCGTTAACGCATCAGAAGCAACCTTCGAGCAGTAGCTTTGGCGGATTTGGCTGGTCCAGTTCTCCTGTCCCGGCCCCCGCCCAGTCCCAGCCGAAACCTACTCAACCAGCGTCTTCCATGGGCGACCTTTTCGATCTGTCTGCCCCATCCCAgcccgccgctgcccctAGCAAGCCCTCTCCTActcccgccgcctcctccgtcttcaACCTCTCCTCGAACCAAGCCAAGTCACCGCCTCCCGCCGCCACGAGCACGATCAGCTCAGGAAACTGGTCAAACTCGGATGTCTGGGGCTCCAACGCCTGGAGCACCCCCGACACAAACAGCGCAGCTGCTGTGCCTGTCGCCAAGCCTGCCGAAGCCCCCAAGCCCGCCTTTGGAGGAACCGGTGATTTTGGTGGATGGGGCTCGTCTGGGGTGTCCTCTGGACTGCCTACTGGATCGTTTGCCAACACGCCGATTGTGCCCGGCTCGTCTGGTGGCTTCAGCGCCGCGCCCAAGGTtgcggccgacgaggagttCGGTGGGTGGACCAGCAGTGCGGAACCCGCGGCCGGTGCCGGATCTGCCAAACCTGTCGGAGGTAGTGAGGACCTCTTTTCGAACGTTTGGCAGTAA
- a CDS encoding ABC transporter, with amino-acid sequence MMDLDSGSITIDGVDVSTLPHEYVRRKLVAVPQESYIFDGTVRLNIDPTGTATGPEIETVLEKIGLRDKIEERGGLDVAIDDKFFSQGEAQLLVLARAMLRKGKVLILDEITSSLNEESSRIVDEIIWTWFRNWTVIVIAHKLESILDFDRVAVVDAGTVVEFGEPKQLLGQASAFSRLYEHLLSASDAS; translated from the exons ATGATGGATCTGGATTCCGGCTCCATCACCatcgatggcgtcgacgtctcCACCCTCCCCCACGAATACGTCCGCCGCAAGCTTGTCGCCGTGCCACAAGAGTCGTACATCTTTGATGGGACAGTTCGCTTGAATATCGACCCCACCGGGACCGCTACGGGCCCAGAAATCGAGACAGTCCTTGAGAAAATAGGGCTGCGGGACAAGATCGAGGAGCGAGGAGGTCTTGACGTGGCCATTGACGACAAGTTCTTTTCCCAGGGCGAGGCGCAGTTGCTGGTCCTCGCGAGGGCAATGCTGAGAAAGGGAAAGGTACTGATTTTGGACGAGATCACCAGCAG TCTAAACGAAGAGTCGAGCCGGATCGTCGACGAGATAATCTGGACGTGGTTCCGGAACTGgaccgtcatcgtcattgCACATAAGCTCGAGTCAATCCTGGATTTCGACCGGGTCGCAGTGGTCGATGCAGGTACGGTGGTCGAGTTCGGCGAGCCCAAGCAGTTATTGGGACAAGCGTCGGCCTTCAGCAGGCTATATGAGCATTTGTTGTCTGCTTCCGATGCGAGCTAA